CGGTGTAGAGGGCGAGCAGGCTGCCCTCCGGCAGTTCGAACTCGGCGGCCTCGAAAGGCAGCCCGCCGATGCCGAGCGGCGGTCCGGGATGGGCGGGCACCGGGGTCCTGGTGCCGTCAGGGGAGATGATCAGCGGCAGGGGATGGCCGGCGCTCGCCAGCGTGAGGCGCCGGGAAACGGGGTCGTAGACGGTGTACAGGCAGGTGGCGCCCGACTCGCCCGTGGGCTGGAAGTGACTGTCGGGCCGGAGGTCGCTGGCGAGGTGGAGGACCAGGTCGTCGAGATGGGTCAGCAGCTCGTCCGGTGGCAGGTCGACGTCGGCGAGGGTGCGGACCGCCGTGCGCAGCCGGCCCATGCTGGCCGAGGCGTGCAGACCGTGGCCCACGACGTCGCCGACGACCAGGGCGACCCGTGCGCCGGACAGCGGAATGACGTCGAACCAGTCGCCGCCGACTTCCGTGCCGGTACCGCCGGGCAGGTAGCGGGAGGCCACCTCGACCGCCTCCTGGTTCGGCAACCCCTGTGGCAGCAGGCTGCGTTGCAGGGTCAACGCGGTCGTGCGCTCGCGCGAGTACCGGCGGGCGTTGTCGATGGCGACGGCGGCCTTGGCGGTCAGCTCTTCGGCGAGGATCAGGTCGTCGGCGGTGAAGGCCTCGGGTCGGTCGAGCCGGGAGAAGGCGACGACGCCGAGCAGCGCGCCGCGCGCCCGGAGCGGCACGGTGATCCGGCCGGTCAGGCCGTCCGCGGCGATGGACTCGTCGATCACCGGATTGCCCGGCGGCCAGTGGGCCGGGTCCGCGGCGAGCCCAGGCCCGAAGGCCCACTCGCCGCCCTCGCCGGGCTCGACCGCCAGCTCGACCGTGGACCTGCCGGTGGCCATGCAGCGGGCGGCCACGGAACCGGGAGCGTGCATGACGCGTGTCGTCGGCCCGGGAGCCCGCTCGGCGTCGTCCTTCGCGCTGTGCCGGCCGGCACGGCTGAGCGTGATCGTCTCGGCGGGGGTGAACGCGGACGCGGAGGGCGGTTCCTCTCCGCGCAGCACCTCCTCGAAGAGATCCACGTCGACGAGGTCGACGAATCCCGGCACCGGGGTCCGGGCCAGTTCCTGGGCGGTGCCGATGACGTCGAGTGTCCGTCCGATCCCACCGCTGGCCTGGTTGAGGAGGAGCAGGCGCTGCCGGGCCCAGTACTCGGCGCTCATGTCGAATCCCCAGTTGGCGACCGCGCGGACCCTGCCCTCGGTATCCCGGACGGGCCAGATGCTGGTCGCCCAGGCATTGGCGTAGTGACTGCCCAGGGGGCGGAAAACGGTGATGAGACGCGTGGCCTCGCCCGTCCTCGCCACTTCTGCGAGCGCGTCGGTGTAGGGCTTGTCGTCCCTTTCGGGAAACAGCGAGCGGTCGAACTCGGGAAGCACTTCGCGGTATTTCCTGCCGAGCACTTGCTCCTCGGAGTGCGCGATCACCCGGCCCGAGGAGGCGTTGATCCACAGGAACCGCAGCTCAGGGTCGTAGACGCCCAGAGCGAAGGGGGACTGCTCGAAGGCCCGGTCGGCGATCACCGGGCGGCGTCCCCAACGCTGCATCGTCACCACGCGGCCCAGCACCCGCCCCTCGGGGCCGAGCAGTGCGTGAGCGGTCACCACGGCGTCAACCGTGGAGCCGTCCTGGTGACGCAAGGGGATGAACCCCGTGGCGTCGGGGCCGGCGTCCCGGTCGTCGAGGAGGCCGGGTGGCGGGGGAGCCACCAGCAGGTCGGTCAGGGGGCGCCCGACAGTGTCCTCCGCTGTCCAGCCCAGCAGCAGCCGACCCCCCTGGCTCCAGCCGCTCACCTTGCCGTCCAGGTCCACCACGACAGCGGCTGTAGGGGCATCCTGCTTGTCGGCCATCTTCACGCGCCAAGCCTCCGTCCGGACAGCCGTGCCCGTCAGGGCTGGATTCCAGCGGTTGCTTCCAGCCTAGATCGGCCCCCGCTCGGCGGCGCTCCGACTGACGCGTCCGAGGTGCCCGGATGGTCACGGCGTGCCGCGGCCGGGGCGGTCCGACGCCGGCCGGGCGCGCTGGCGGTCCGGCGCGATTCCCGGCCCGGCCGAGCATCCGGCGGCCCCCGGCAGGCGCCCACGTCCGGACCTCCAGGCACCGCGGGCCGCCGTCCCGTCAGGCGGTGACCCGGCGGAAGGTCCATCGCTGGTTGGAGCTGCCGACGTCGCGGTACTGGATCAGCGCGGCTCCGTCGGCCGTACTGCCCCCCTTGACGTCGAGCACCTTGCCGCTGTTCCGGTTGACCAGCATGAATTCGCCGCCGGTCTGCGGGCGCAGCTCCCACTGCTGGCTCGTCCGGCCGTCCGCGGTCATCTGCACGACCGCCGCGCCGTCCGCCGTCGAGGACCCCGCGACGTCGAGCACCTTGCCGCTGTTCACGCACGAGACGGTGTGGTACCCGTCCCCTGTGGACTGGAAGGCCCACTGCTGGTTCGGCTTGCCGGTGTCGCGCCATTGCAGCACGGTGGCGCCGTCCGCGTTCGAGGCGCCGGCGACGTCGGCGACCTTGCCGCTGCGCACGCTGACGCACTGGTACACCCTGGCGGGTGCGACGGTGTATTGCACCGACTCCACGTCGACGTAGCCGGTGCCGCTCGGGTTGTAGGTGTAGAGGCCGATCCGGTCACCGCGGTATCCGCCCCAGGTGAGCTGGTAGGTGCCGCCGAACGAGGTGAAGGTGTTCCCGTCGAGGCTGTAGGAGAACTGGCTCACTCCGTTGACGTTCCAGGAGGTGCGCAGCCACACGGCGTTCTGCGTGATCGTCGGTCCCGAGGTCAGGGCGCCGCCGGCATTGTGCGCGATCGTGGTGGTGGTCCCGGAACGTCGGACGCCCAGCCCGGCGTAGGTCCCCGAGTAGTGGCACAGTCCCGCGTGCTGGCCGTCGGCGAGGCCGGCCAGTTCGAGGCGTACCGTCACCGTCGCGCCGCCCGCGGTGCGCAGCACCCGTTGGGTGAGGGTGTTGCCCACCTTGGTGAGGTTGTCGGCCGCCAGCGGTGCGAATGCCTTCAGCCGCAGGAAGCCGGGGCGTTCGGTGAGCGACCAGTGGTCCGCGCGCGGCTGGTAGTACCACTCCCACTGCGGTTTGAGGAGGGTGTCGGTGAACAGGTCGCCGGTCACCACGGGGGGCAGCGCGTCGACCGGCAAGCCGGGCGTGCCGCCGACAGGCACCTGACCCGTCCACGCCATGTTGCCTATGCCGTCCGCGCCCACCGAGCCCAGGATCGGCCAGCCGTCCACCCAGGTCACGGGCAGCAGCGACAGTGGTCGCCCCTCCCAGTCGCCGTGGCCGTGATGAGTCACGAAGTACCAGTTGCCGTCCGGGGCCTGCACCAGCCCGCCCTGGTTGGGGTCGCGGTCCACCGGGGTGTTGACGTGCGCCAACTGCCGTGTCTCGAACGGGCCGTAGAGGCTGGAGCCGCGGTTCATCATGAGCACCCGGCCCTCCGGCTTCACCTCGCTGAACAGGTGGTAATAGACGCCGTTGATCTTGTAGAGCTTGTTGGCCTCGCTGCCCGGGGACTGGTGGATGACCGTGGACGGGCCGACCAGCGACTTCCCGTCCTCGGACAGCTTGAACAGGTGGATCTTGTAGCCGTCCGAGTAGTGCGTGGTGACCAGGTAGCCCTGGCCGTCGTCGTCCCAGAACGGGCATGGGTCGTCCCAGCCGGAGGTCCGCCACACCGCCGTCAACGGCTCCCACGGCCCGGCCGGCGACGGGGCGGACGACATGAAGAAGCCCTCGTCGGGGGTGTTGAAGTACACCCAGTACCGGCCTGAGTGGAAACGGATCGACCCGGCCCACACGCCGCGGCCGAAGCGGTTCATCCGGTCCCAGTTCAGCAGCGGTCCGATGCGGGTGACGTCGTCGACCACGCCGCCGAGCGTCCGCCAGTTGACCAGGTCCTTGGAGTGCAGGACGGCCATGCCGGGCGAGTAACCGAACGTGCTGGTGATGCCGTAGTAGTCGGCGCCGACCCGGATGCAGTCCCAGTCGCTGAAGTCGCCCGGGAGGACGGGGTTGACGTAGCTGCCGTCGCCCTGGTCGCCCCACGTGCCGGCCGGGGGTGTGGCCGCCGCCGCCCTGCTCGATGGCAGCAGGCCGGGTAACACGAGGGCCCCGGCGCCGACCGCGGCGAGCCGGCCGAGCTGTCGTCTGGTGAAGTCCATGAACCCATTCCCTGGTACGAAGCCCGCCAGACATCACATGTCTCGGCGGCGTTTCGGACGGGAACATAGTGCAACTACCGATATGAAGGTAGGCCCCGTTCCGAATCAGGGGATGGGAAGGGTTGCTCTCGCGCGTCATGTCCGACCGGGCGGACAGTCGGCCTCGTGGTCTTCAAGTTCGCGTAATCGTGCATGCGGGATGTATTGACGCCCCTTGTTTGCCGGACTTAAGGTCTGCCCGATCTTGCGAACGGCGTCTGATATACCGGACAACTTGCTGGGTCGGAGGGTGAGTTGACCACGAGGGCTTCCCGTCGGCCGAGCGTAGGGAGGGAACCCGCCGGGGCGCCACACCTATCAGCACACTCGTGTGCCCGAGCCTGCCGTCATCACAGTGACATGCGTCGCGCACAGGGAACGCGCCGTCGACCCGTCCGCCCTTCTGCATCGTGCGGTACCCGACTTGTCCCGCTCGCCCCGAAGTGCCGAGCTTTCCCCGCCACCCCGCTCCCTCCCGTCGTCCTGGTGGCGCCTGCACAACGACAGGAGATCCACATGACCGCGCTCCGCGCCCGGCTGTCGGTGATATTGCTCGCCGTATGCCTCCTCTTCACGGGCCAGGCACTGACCGCACCCCAGCGGGCCGCCGCCGCCGATCCCGGTTACCTGATGGTGCATTTCACCGGCGACTCGGCGACCGGCCAGATGTTGTACGTCGCGCACAGCGCGGACGGCCTGCACTGGAGCGACCTCAACGGCGG
The window above is part of the Streptomyces sp. NBC_00425 genome. Proteins encoded here:
- a CDS encoding SpoIIE family protein phosphatase; translation: MADKQDAPTAAVVVDLDGKVSGWSQGGRLLLGWTAEDTVGRPLTDLLVAPPPPGLLDDRDAGPDATGFIPLRHQDGSTVDAVVTAHALLGPEGRVLGRVVTMQRWGRRPVIADRAFEQSPFALGVYDPELRFLWINASSGRVIAHSEEQVLGRKYREVLPEFDRSLFPERDDKPYTDALAEVARTGEATRLITVFRPLGSHYANAWATSIWPVRDTEGRVRAVANWGFDMSAEYWARQRLLLLNQASGGIGRTLDVIGTAQELARTPVPGFVDLVDVDLFEEVLRGEEPPSASAFTPAETITLSRAGRHSAKDDAERAPGPTTRVMHAPGSVAARCMATGRSTVELAVEPGEGGEWAFGPGLAADPAHWPPGNPVIDESIAADGLTGRITVPLRARGALLGVVAFSRLDRPEAFTADDLILAEELTAKAAVAIDNARRYSRERTTALTLQRSLLPQGLPNQEAVEVASRYLPGGTGTEVGGDWFDVIPLSGARVALVVGDVVGHGLHASASMGRLRTAVRTLADVDLPPDELLTHLDDLVLHLASDLRPDSHFQPTGESGATCLYTVYDPVSRRLTLASAGHPLPLIISPDGTRTPVPAHPGPPLGIGGLPFEAAEFELPEGSLLALYTDGLLECRERDVDQRITELQRALNHTATSLDALCDTVIDAMLPDRRTDDAALLLARTHVLAPRHVADWDVEPDTEQVPRARKFAVDQVDAWGLEEAAFVTELVVSELVTNAIRYGEPPIRLRLIRDTSLICEVSDASNTAPHLRRARAFDEGGRGLLLVAQLTQGWGTRHTSNGKTIWCAQTLPEHEPH
- a CDS encoding family 43 glycosylhydrolase, which translates into the protein MDFTRRQLGRLAAVGAGALVLPGLLPSSRAAAATPPAGTWGDQGDGSYVNPVLPGDFSDWDCIRVGADYYGITSTFGYSPGMAVLHSKDLVNWRTLGGVVDDVTRIGPLLNWDRMNRFGRGVWAGSIRFHSGRYWVYFNTPDEGFFMSSAPSPAGPWEPLTAVWRTSGWDDPCPFWDDDGQGYLVTTHYSDGYKIHLFKLSEDGKSLVGPSTVIHQSPGSEANKLYKINGVYYHLFSEVKPEGRVLMMNRGSSLYGPFETRQLAHVNTPVDRDPNQGGLVQAPDGNWYFVTHHGHGDWEGRPLSLLPVTWVDGWPILGSVGADGIGNMAWTGQVPVGGTPGLPVDALPPVVTGDLFTDTLLKPQWEWYYQPRADHWSLTERPGFLRLKAFAPLAADNLTKVGNTLTQRVLRTAGGATVTVRLELAGLADGQHAGLCHYSGTYAGLGVRRSGTTTTIAHNAGGALTSGPTITQNAVWLRTSWNVNGVSQFSYSLDGNTFTSFGGTYQLTWGGYRGDRIGLYTYNPSGTGYVDVESVQYTVAPARVYQCVSVRSGKVADVAGASNADGATVLQWRDTGKPNQQWAFQSTGDGYHTVSCVNSGKVLDVAGSSTADGAAVVQMTADGRTSQQWELRPQTGGEFMLVNRNSGKVLDVKGGSTADGAALIQYRDVGSSNQRWTFRRVTA